One Roseburia rectibacter DNA window includes the following coding sequences:
- the recD2 gene encoding SF1B family DNA helicase RecD2 — MEKKVESLAGYVEHIIYRNADNGYTVLNLVSGEDEITCVGVFSAIAEGENIEAQGEYTEHPTYGQQFKVASFEEKAPEDEEAIERYLGSGAIKGIGLAMAARIVRRFKEDTFRIIEEEPERLAEIKGISSRKAMEIASQVNEKRDLRQAMIFLQQYGITMNLAVKVYQEYGQDIYSIIRENPYRLADDIDGVGFRTADEIAARVGIRMDSDFRVRSGILYTLLQASGEGHTYLPETELTPRAAKLLNVTAEQVEKQYMDLAIERKIILKQMEDQTQIYAASFYYMEANTAAMLKRLNVSYDVSDMEIEQRIQGIEKKSGMTLDEHQVTAVKEAVRNGLLVITGGPGTGKTTTINTIIRYFELEGLEIYLAAPTGRAAKRMSETTGFEARTVHRMLELNGGAEGSGGFERDESNPLEADVIIVDEMSMVDISLMCSLLKAISVGTRLILVGDVNQLPSVGPGSVLRDIIQSHACNVVMLTKIFRQASTSDIIVNAHKINHGEEVVLDNKSMDFFFLKRYDADVIINVVLQLIKQKLPKFVDATPYDIQVLTPMRKGLLGVERLNGILQRYMNPPANDKVEKEYGSTVFREGDKVMQTKNNYQLAWEIRTKYGLTVDKGLGIFNGDMGIIRQINDFAEQMIIEFDEGRMVEYPYKLLDELELAYAITIHKSQGSEYPAVVIPLLSGPMMLMNRNLLYTAVTRARKCVTLVGNEVTFQQMIQNTSQQKRYSGLCDRLKEN, encoded by the coding sequence ATGGAGAAAAAAGTGGAAAGTCTTGCAGGATATGTGGAACACATTATATATCGAAATGCGGATAATGGTTATACCGTCTTAAATCTGGTAAGCGGAGAAGATGAGATCACCTGCGTAGGGGTATTTTCTGCGATTGCAGAAGGAGAAAATATTGAGGCACAGGGAGAGTATACAGAGCATCCGACCTATGGACAGCAGTTTAAGGTGGCAAGTTTTGAGGAGAAAGCACCGGAGGATGAAGAGGCAATCGAGAGGTATCTTGGTTCCGGGGCGATCAAAGGAATCGGACTTGCCATGGCTGCGAGGATCGTCAGACGTTTTAAGGAGGATACTTTCCGGATCATAGAGGAAGAGCCGGAACGTCTTGCGGAGATCAAAGGAATCAGTAGCCGGAAAGCAATGGAGATTGCCAGTCAGGTGAATGAAAAAAGGGATCTGCGTCAGGCGATGATCTTTTTGCAGCAATATGGAATCACAATGAACCTTGCGGTTAAAGTATATCAGGAATATGGACAGGATATTTACAGTATTATCCGGGAAAATCCATACCGCCTGGCAGATGATATTGATGGAGTCGGATTCCGGACAGCGGATGAGATTGCAGCAAGAGTCGGGATACGCATGGATTCGGATTTCCGTGTGCGCAGTGGAATACTCTATACACTGCTTCAGGCAAGTGGGGAGGGACATACTTATCTGCCTGAAACGGAGCTGACACCGCGTGCAGCTAAATTATTGAATGTTACGGCGGAACAGGTGGAAAAACAGTATATGGATCTGGCGATTGAGCGGAAAATCATATTAAAGCAGATGGAAGATCAGACGCAGATCTATGCTGCATCCTTTTATTACATGGAAGCAAACACAGCAGCCATGTTGAAACGTCTCAATGTAAGCTATGATGTATCTGATATGGAGATAGAACAGCGAATCCAGGGAATTGAAAAGAAAAGCGGAATGACGCTGGATGAACATCAGGTAACGGCAGTCAAAGAGGCAGTGCGTAACGGACTGCTTGTGATCACGGGAGGACCGGGAACCGGAAAGACGACAACGATCAACACAATCATCCGTTATTTTGAACTGGAGGGACTTGAAATCTATTTGGCTGCTCCGACCGGGCGCGCTGCAAAACGTATGAGCGAGACGACCGGATTTGAAGCACGGACAGTTCACCGTATGTTGGAGTTGAATGGAGGAGCTGAAGGAAGCGGAGGATTTGAAAGGGATGAGAGCAATCCGCTGGAAGCAGATGTGATCATTGTAGATGAGATGTCGATGGTGGATATTTCTCTGATGTGCTCATTGCTTAAGGCAATTTCCGTTGGGACAAGGCTGATCCTTGTCGGGGATGTCAACCAGCTTCCGAGTGTCGGACCAGGCAGTGTACTCCGTGATATCATTCAGTCACATGCCTGCAATGTGGTCATGCTGACAAAGATTTTCCGACAGGCATCCACCAGTGATATTATTGTCAATGCGCATAAGATCAACCATGGAGAAGAAGTGGTGCTAGACAATAAGAGCATGGATTTCTTTTTCTTAAAAAGATATGATGCGGATGTGATCATCAATGTGGTTTTGCAGCTGATCAAACAGAAACTACCTAAATTCGTAGATGCCACGCCGTATGATATCCAGGTGTTGACGCCGATGCGCAAAGGCTTGCTAGGGGTAGAGCGTCTGAATGGAATTTTGCAGCGTTATATGAATCCGCCGGCAAATGATAAGGTAGAGAAAGAGTATGGCAGTACAGTGTTCCGCGAAGGGGATAAAGTTATGCAGACGAAGAATAACTATCAGCTGGCGTGGGAAATTCGTACAAAATATGGTCTGACTGTGGATAAAGGTCTCGGAATTTTCAATGGAGATATGGGGATCATAAGACAGATCAATGATTTTGCAGAGCAGATGATCATTGAATTTGACGAGGGAAGAATGGTGGAGTATCCTTATAAGCTATTGGATGAACTTGAGCTTGCCTATGCGATCACGATACATAAATCGCAGGGAAGTGAGTATCCTGCAGTTGTTATTCCTCTGCTCAGTGGTCCTATGATGCTGATGAACCGGAATCTTTTGTATACTGCGGTCACGCGTGCGAGAAAGTGTGTGACATTAGTCGGCAATGAAGTGACTTTTCAGCAGATGATTCAGAATACCTCGCAGCAGAAGCGGTATAGCGGACTCTGCGACCGCTTAAAAGAAAATTAA
- a CDS encoding flagellar hook-basal body protein, giving the protein MMRALYTAATGMIAQQSNVDNISNNLSNVNTVGYKQEKMEFKSLLYQTIQTRTTSANGEEKPISAQVGLGTRVASNTSIYTQGSLMASENATDFAISGDGFFAVRGADGKTYYTRAGDFVWSVNAGNTLTLCTNEGYPVLDSNNQPINLPAGISAEKVIVSENGKIGYTNAAGNYVDMNQTIGLFQFNNPSGLEKVGTNLLAVTPASGNAMNESTTANLTKSKVLQNYLEGSNVQVADEMVNLIIAQRAYQLNSKAITTSDEMLEQANNLKR; this is encoded by the coding sequence ATGATGAGAGCTCTTTATACTGCGGCAACCGGTATGATTGCACAGCAGTCAAATGTGGATAATATTTCAAACAACCTTTCAAATGTTAATACAGTTGGATATAAACAGGAGAAGATGGAGTTTAAATCTTTGCTCTATCAAACCATTCAGACAAGAACAACCAGTGCAAATGGAGAGGAAAAACCGATTTCTGCACAGGTTGGACTCGGTACCAGGGTGGCATCTAACACCTCCATTTATACACAGGGATCACTGATGGCAAGTGAGAATGCTACTGACTTTGCAATCAGTGGAGATGGATTTTTTGCAGTGCGCGGAGCAGATGGAAAGACTTACTATACCAGAGCCGGTGATTTTGTATGGTCTGTAAATGCAGGTAATACATTGACTCTCTGCACAAATGAGGGCTATCCTGTTTTAGATTCCAATAACCAGCCGATCAATCTTCCGGCAGGTATCAGTGCAGAAAAAGTGATCGTCAGCGAAAATGGAAAAATTGGATATACCAATGCTGCCGGTAATTATGTAGATATGAATCAGACTATCGGGTTGTTCCAGTTTAACAACCCAAGTGGACTTGAAAAGGTAGGAACGAATCTTCTTGCGGTGACACCGGCATCCGGGAATGCCATGAATGAGTCTACGACGGCAAATCTTACTAAGAGTAAGGTTTTACAGAATTATTTAGAGGGGTCGAATGTTCAGGTTGCAGATGAAATGGTAAACCTGATCATCGCACAGCGTGCATATCAGCTTAATTCCAAGGCAATCACGACATCAGATGAGATGCTTGAGCAGGCAAATAATCTGAAACGCTAA
- a CDS encoding flagellar hook-basal body protein yields the protein MVKGLYTAYTGMINEQNRLDILSNNLANADTNGYKKEGATNQTFADELAIKIKDTSYYGMPQKLGTMSMGVHIGETYTDYSQGNFRVTDNSTDFALDGDGFFAIAYTDKAGNTSVKYSRDGAFVVNTAGYLVTKDGDYVLNQNGAMNADAGARIQLDPNLPITVDEKGNIFQNNQQVGTIGVVDIEDYNYLAKYGENMYDLVNGGVRQASTAKVTQGCIESSNINVVSEMVNMITISRAFQAGQKVINAVDETLDKAVNQVGRV from the coding sequence ATGGTAAAAGGATTGTATACAGCGTATACAGGAATGATCAATGAACAGAACCGTCTGGATATTCTTTCCAATAACCTTGCAAATGCAGATACCAATGGTTATAAGAAAGAAGGAGCTACCAACCAGACATTTGCAGATGAACTTGCAATCAAGATTAAGGATACTTCCTATTATGGTATGCCACAAAAACTTGGAACCATGAGCATGGGGGTACACATAGGAGAGACTTATACAGATTACAGTCAGGGAAATTTCCGGGTAACCGATAATTCTACAGATTTTGCCCTGGATGGCGATGGTTTTTTTGCGATCGCTTATACAGATAAAGCTGGAAATACATCTGTGAAGTACAGCAGAGATGGAGCTTTTGTGGTAAATACAGCAGGTTATCTTGTCACGAAAGATGGCGATTATGTGTTAAACCAGAATGGCGCAATGAATGCAGATGCAGGAGCACGTATTCAGTTAGATCCGAATTTACCGATCACCGTTGATGAAAAGGGAAATATTTTTCAGAACAACCAGCAGGTCGGAACGATCGGTGTTGTAGATATAGAAGATTATAATTATCTGGCGAAGTATGGCGAGAATATGTATGATCTGGTAAATGGTGGGGTTCGTCAGGCGTCTACTGCGAAAGTAACACAGGGATGTATCGAATCATCCAATATCAATGTTGTTTCGGAGATGGTTAATATGATCACGATATCGAGAGCTTTCCAGGCAGGACAAAAGGTGATCAATGCTGTGGATGAAACACTCGATAAAGCGGTAAATCAGGTAGGAAGGGTATAA
- the mreB gene encoding rod shape-determining protein translates to MMSTDIGIDLGTASILVYIKGKGVVLKEPSVVAFDRDTNKIKAIGEEARLMLGRTPGNIVAVRPLRQGVISDYQVTEKMIKYFIQKALGKKTFRKPRISVCVPSGVTEVEKKAVEDATYQAGAREVAIIEEPIAAAIGAGIDISRPCGNMIVDIGGGTADIAVISLGGSVVSTSIKIAGDDFDEAIVRYMRKKHNLLIGERTAEDIKIRIGSCFPQAQAETMDVRGRNLVTGLPKTVTVSSEETEEALREPTLQIVEAVHSVLEKTPPELAADVADRGIVLTGGGSLLRGLEELIEDRTGINTMTADEPMTCVAIGTGKFVEFLAGKRDDD, encoded by the coding sequence ATGATGAGTACAGATATTGGTATCGATCTCGGTACTGCCAGTATATTAGTTTATATCAAAGGAAAAGGTGTTGTATTAAAGGAGCCGTCAGTTGTGGCTTTTGATCGTGATACAAATAAGATAAAAGCTATCGGAGAGGAAGCAAGACTGATGCTTGGAAGAACACCGGGCAATATCGTAGCAGTCAGACCACTTCGTCAGGGTGTTATTTCAGATTATCAGGTTACAGAGAAGATGATCAAGTACTTTATACAGAAAGCACTTGGTAAAAAAACATTCCGCAAGCCACGTATCAGTGTATGTGTGCCAAGCGGTGTTACAGAGGTTGAAAAAAAGGCTGTTGAGGATGCAACCTATCAGGCAGGAGCAAGAGAGGTTGCAATCATTGAGGAGCCGATCGCTGCTGCAATCGGAGCAGGTATTGATATTTCAAGGCCATGTGGAAATATGATCGTAGATATCGGAGGAGGAACAGCAGATATTGCAGTTATTTCCCTGGGAGGCTCGGTTGTCAGCACTTCTATCAAGATCGCCGGAGATGATTTTGATGAGGCGATCGTTCGTTATATGCGTAAAAAACACAATCTTCTGATCGGTGAGCGTACCGCAGAGGATATCAAGATCCGCATCGGAAGCTGTTTTCCACAGGCACAGGCTGAGACGATGGATGTGCGTGGACGTAATCTTGTGACAGGACTTCCGAAAACGGTAACAGTTTCCTCAGAGGAGACGGAAGAGGCACTCAGAGAACCGACGCTTCAGATCGTGGAAGCCGTACATTCCGTACTTGAAAAAACACCACCGGAACTTGCAGCAGATGTTGCAGATCGTGGTATCGTGCTGACAGGTGGGGGATCACTGCTCAGAGGTTTAGAGGAATTGATTGAGGATCGCACGGGAATCAATACGATGACTGCAGATGAACCAATGACATGCGTTGCGATCGGTACCGGAAAATTCGTAGAGTTTTTAGCCGGAAAACGTGATGATGATTAA